A stretch of DNA from Methanobrevibacter gottschalkii DSM 11977:
TTCATTAATCCAAACTATCGGCCGTGCAGCAAGAAATGTTAACGGTCGTGTGATAATGTATGCTGATGAAATGACTGATTCTGTTAGAAATGCATATGATATAACACTTAAAAGGCGTAAACTACAAATGAAATACAATGAAGTTCATGGAATTACTCCAACATCAACTCAAAGGACATTAAAAGAAAAATTGGCTGAGGAAGATGAACGGTATAAAATTGCTGGAGCTAATATTGAAAAAATGCCTAAAGATGAGCTTAGATTACTCATTAAGGATATAGAAAAAGATATGAAAGATGCGGCTGCAAGACTTGACTTTGAACGGGCTGCTGATTTGAGAAACAAACTTTATGCTTTAAAAGGTATGGATAAGTAATTTGATGAGGAGTATTTTTATTAGCTATTAATAAACTCATTATTATTCATCAAAATCATCATTGCTTTCTTTTATTGAATGTATTGAGGTACAGTCTATTAATTATGATATTCATCAGATGTCTAACATGTGTTCTGTTCTGTCAGTCATGTCTTATCTTTCCGGTTATCGAATTTTATCATTTGTCATTTGAAATTCCAAAATATTTATTATATAATAAATATTAATGATTTGTATTGAAAAAAGATTTATATACTCTGAAATCAAACATTTGTTTTATGCAATACGAATGATTATTATTTTTCATTTGCTCTCTGAATATTTTTTTAAAAGAGGTTTATTAAATAAATAATATAAAAGAGGTTTATCATGACTGAAGATTCTAAAAAACAGATTATCATCCGAGGTGCACGTGAGCACAATTTACAGGACATTGATGTTTGCGTCCCCCGTGATGAATTCATTGTAATTACAGGTTTAAGCGGATCAGGTAAGTCTTCATTAGCTTTCGATACAATTTATGCTGAAGGACAGCGTAGATATGTTGAATCTTTATCAGCTTATGCAAGACAGTTCTTAGGTCAAATGAAAAAACCTGAAATGGAATCCATTGAAGGATTATCTCCGGCTATTTCAATTGATCAAAAGACTACAAGAGAAAACCCAAGATCTACTGTGGGTACAATTACTGAAATTTATGACTACTTGAGATTATTATTTGCAAGGGTTGGAATTCCTCATTGTCCTAATTGTGGAAAAGAAATATCACAACAAACTCTTGGACAAATAGGTGATTCAATCATCGAGGAAGGGGAAGGTCTTAAAATCCAAATCCTAGCACCTATTGTAAGAGATAAAAAAGGTCAGCACAAAGATGTCTTTGAAGATTTAAGAAACAAAGGTTTTGTAAGAGTACGTGTTGATGGTGAGATAAGAGAATTGGAAGAAGATATTGGCCTTGCAAAAACATACAGACACAGTATTGATGTTGTGGTTGATAGACTTAAAACCAGACGGGATGTTGATTTTAAAAGGAGATTGGTTGATTCTCTTGAAACTGCATCAGAATTTTCTGAAGGTTTAATTACCGTATTATTCACCAAGGATGATGAGGATTATGAGAAAAAATACTCAGAACATTTTGCATGTGTTGATTGCGGAATAAACTTTGAAGAATTAACTCCAAGGATGTTTTCATTTAACGCTCCTCAGGGAGCTTGTCCAGAATGTAATGGTATTGGTTCTAAGATGGAGATTGATCCGGATTTAATTGTTCCGGATAAAACACTAACATTAAGTGAAGGAGCTATTGCGCCGTGGTCAAAATCTTCAACAAAAGAAAATTATTATTACCAAATGCTTGAGGCAGTATCCGAGTATTTTAATTTCAGTATGGACATTCCATTTAATGAATTGGATAAAGAATATCAAAATACAATTCTTTATGGTTGTAATGATAAAATCCCGTTCACTTTTAAAAGAAGAAATAAATCTTACATGGTTAACCGTAAATTTGAAGGTGTTATTCCAAGAATGGAAAGGTTATATGTGGAAACTAAATCCAACTATTCAAGAAAATACCTCTCAAAGTTCATGTCTGATAGAAAATGTCATGTTTGTGGAGGTAAACGACTCAGACCAGAAGTATTGGCAGTTACTGTTGGCGGAAAATCAATTATTGATGTTTGTGATATGGCAATTAAAGATTCATATCAATTCTTCCAGGATTTAAAATTAACTGAAAGAGAGAATTTCATTGCAAAAGAAGTTTTAAAAGAAATTAAAGAACGTTTAAGCTTTTTAGTTGAAGTTGGACTTGATTATTTGTCCATGTCAAGATCTTCCGGTACTTTATCTGGTGGAGAAGCTCAAAGGATTAGATTGGCCACTCAGATTGGTTCTGGTCTGGTGGGAGTACTCTACATTTTAGATGAACCAAGTATTGGGCTTCACCAAAGAGACAATATAAAACTTATTGATGCTCTTAAAAGACTTAAGGATTTGGGAAATACTCTTGTGGTAGTGGAACATGATGAAGAAACAATTTTGTCTGCTGATTATGTTGTAGATATCGGTCCGGGTGCTGGTGAGCACGGTGGTAAGGTTGTGGCTCAGGGAACACCGCTGGACATTATGAATAATCCAGATTCCATTACTGGTCAGTACATATCACGGGTTAAAAAAATAGAAATTCCTAAACAGAGAAGACCTGGAAATGGTAATTTCATAAGAATTGTTGGTGCTGCTCAAAATAACCTTAAAGATATTGATGTGGATATCCCATTAGGTAAATTTACTTGTGTAACAGGGGTTAGTGGGTCTGGTAAAAGTAGTTTAATTAATGAAATATTATACAAAGGGGTTCAAGGTAAATTAGCTAAGAAATTTACTTTCGCCGGTAAATATAAGGAAATTGAAGGATTGGAAAATATTGATAAAGTTATTGCAATAGATCAAAAACCAATTGGAAGAACTCCACGTTCAAATCCTGCAACTTATACTGGAGTGTTTACTGATATTCGTGAGTTATTTGCAAACACTCCAGAATCTAAAGCTAGAGGTTACAAACCTGGAAGATTTTCTTTTAATGTAAAAGGGGGAAGATGTGAAGCATGTTCTGGTGATGGTATTGTTCAAATTGAAATGCACTTTTTAGCAGATGTTTATGTGCCATGTGAAGTTTGTGGTGGTAAAAGATACAATGAAGAAACTTTGGATATTAGGTATAAAGGTAAAAATATCTATGAAGTTTTGGAAATGACTGTTGAAGAAGCACTAGAGTTCTTTGAGAATATTCCAAAGATTACTAAAAAACTTCAGACTTTATATGATGTTGGATTAGGTTATATGAAGATTGGTCAGCCTGCAACAACATTGTCTGGTGGTGAGGCTCAGAGAATTAAATTAGCTAAAGAGTTATCTAGAACAAGCACCGGCAAAACTTTATATATTTTAGATGAACCTACTACTGGTCTTCATTTCGCCGATATTGAAAGGTTGCTTGATGTTTTAGCAAGATTGACTGATGCGGGCAATTCAGTTGTTGTTATTGAACACAATTTGGATGTTATTAAAACAGCTGATCATATTATTGATTTAGGTCCTGAAGGAGGTGACGGTGGTGGTCAGGTGATTGCTACTGGAACACCTGAAGACATTGCTAAAGCTGGAACTTATACTGGTGAATTCTTGGAAAAAATGCTTAATGAGAATATTACTCCTTATGCAAAAGAATTAGTAGAGGATATTGGTAAATAACCAATTTTTATTTTTTTATTTTTTTTAAACTTACTAAACATTTATATACTATTTTTTACAAAATATTTTTAATGGAATATATTTTCCGACAATATTTTTCCGTTAATATATTTTGTTTAATTATTTAGTGATTATTATGGTTTTAAGTACAGGAAATACTGCATGGATGCTTATTGCAACGATTATGGTTTTATTAATGAGTGTTCCAGGTATTGCATTTTTTTATGGTGGTTTATCAAAAAGAAAAAACGTATTAAACTCAATGTTTCTATCTTTAATAGCATTTGCAATTGTTAGTATTCTTTGGGTTATGTATGGTTATCAATTTGCATTTGCAGATTTAAGTTTTGCGGGTTTAATAGGAATTCCAAAAACATTATTCATGGAAGGAATTGGTGTAGGTTCTCTGACAGGAACTATTCCAACATTTGTCTTTGCCGGATTTCAGCTAACATTTGCAGGATTAACTGCTGCAGTTGTATCAGGAGCAATTGTTGGAAGAATGAAAACAAAAGCATGGGTAATATTTATCATATTATGGGCAACATTTGTTTATATTCCAATTTGCCACTGGATTTGGGGTGGAGGATGGTTAATGAACATTGGAGCCATTGATTTTGCAGGTGGTGTTGCAGTTGAAGTTAACTCTGGTTTTTCAGCTCTTGCTCTAGCTTTAATACTTGGAAAAAGAAAGGATACATCATTGCTTCCACATAACTTAGGATACTCAATTCTAGGTGCAGGATTCCTATGGTTTGGATGGATGGGATTCAATGGAGGATCTGCTCTTGCAGCTAATGGTCTTGCAGGTTCTGCAATTCTTGTTTCAAATACTGCTGCAGCTGTTGCAATGATTGTTTGGTTGCTTTTAGATGTGCTCAATGATGGAAAACCGACAGTTTTAGGTGCAATTACTGGTGCAGTTGCAGGACTTGTTGCAGTCACTCCTGCTGCGGGTTTTGTTTCACTTTCTGGCGGGATAATAATTGGTTTAGGCGCATCGTTGATTTCATATTATGCAGTTTTTTATATTAAAAGCAAATTTGGTTATGATGATGCATTGGATGTATTTGGTGTTCACGGACTTTCTGGTGTTTGGGGATTAATTGCAACTGGTTTATTCGCAGCACCATCAATAAATGGTGTGGCAGGTCTATTTTATGGAAATCCTGAACAGTTGATTATTCAATTAATAGCAGTTGTTGCAGCTATTTCATATTCATTTACCGTAAGTTATTTCATTGGAAAAGTGTTAGATATTTTAATTGGATTAAGGGTAGATGATAAAGAAGAAATAATGGGTCTTGATTCTGCATTACATGAAGAATCAGGATATAGAATTTAATAAAGAGGGATATTATGAAAAGGATTATTGCAGTAA
This window harbors:
- the uvrA gene encoding excinuclease ABC subunit UvrA is translated as MTEDSKKQIIIRGAREHNLQDIDVCVPRDEFIVITGLSGSGKSSLAFDTIYAEGQRRYVESLSAYARQFLGQMKKPEMESIEGLSPAISIDQKTTRENPRSTVGTITEIYDYLRLLFARVGIPHCPNCGKEISQQTLGQIGDSIIEEGEGLKIQILAPIVRDKKGQHKDVFEDLRNKGFVRVRVDGEIRELEEDIGLAKTYRHSIDVVVDRLKTRRDVDFKRRLVDSLETASEFSEGLITVLFTKDDEDYEKKYSEHFACVDCGINFEELTPRMFSFNAPQGACPECNGIGSKMEIDPDLIVPDKTLTLSEGAIAPWSKSSTKENYYYQMLEAVSEYFNFSMDIPFNELDKEYQNTILYGCNDKIPFTFKRRNKSYMVNRKFEGVIPRMERLYVETKSNYSRKYLSKFMSDRKCHVCGGKRLRPEVLAVTVGGKSIIDVCDMAIKDSYQFFQDLKLTERENFIAKEVLKEIKERLSFLVEVGLDYLSMSRSSGTLSGGEAQRIRLATQIGSGLVGVLYILDEPSIGLHQRDNIKLIDALKRLKDLGNTLVVVEHDEETILSADYVVDIGPGAGEHGGKVVAQGTPLDIMNNPDSITGQYISRVKKIEIPKQRRPGNGNFIRIVGAAQNNLKDIDVDIPLGKFTCVTGVSGSGKSSLINEILYKGVQGKLAKKFTFAGKYKEIEGLENIDKVIAIDQKPIGRTPRSNPATYTGVFTDIRELFANTPESKARGYKPGRFSFNVKGGRCEACSGDGIVQIEMHFLADVYVPCEVCGGKRYNEETLDIRYKGKNIYEVLEMTVEEALEFFENIPKITKKLQTLYDVGLGYMKIGQPATTLSGGEAQRIKLAKELSRTSTGKTLYILDEPTTGLHFADIERLLDVLARLTDAGNSVVVIEHNLDVIKTADHIIDLGPEGGDGGGQVIATGTPEDIAKAGTYTGEFLEKMLNENITPYAKELVEDIGK
- a CDS encoding ammonium transporter, whose translation is MVLSTGNTAWMLIATIMVLLMSVPGIAFFYGGLSKRKNVLNSMFLSLIAFAIVSILWVMYGYQFAFADLSFAGLIGIPKTLFMEGIGVGSLTGTIPTFVFAGFQLTFAGLTAAVVSGAIVGRMKTKAWVIFIILWATFVYIPICHWIWGGGWLMNIGAIDFAGGVAVEVNSGFSALALALILGKRKDTSLLPHNLGYSILGAGFLWFGWMGFNGGSALAANGLAGSAILVSNTAAAVAMIVWLLLDVLNDGKPTVLGAITGAVAGLVAVTPAAGFVSLSGGIIIGLGASLISYYAVFYIKSKFGYDDALDVFGVHGLSGVWGLIATGLFAAPSINGVAGLFYGNPEQLIIQLIAVVAAISYSFTVSYFIGKVLDILIGLRVDDKEEIMGLDSALHEESGYRI